In Streptomyces chartreusis NRRL 3882, the following are encoded in one genomic region:
- a CDS encoding DUF2637 domain-containing protein, protein MRLTDISLNWLLPGAVLLLGMLAAVAVLARGKRSSVKDTSADDSWERSEERRRRKEALYGTVSYVLLFCCAAVAAALSFHGLVGFGEQNLGLSDGWQYLVPFGLDGAAMFCSVLAVREASHGDAALGSRILVWTFALAAAWFNWVHAPRGVGHDGAPHFFAGMSLSAAVLFDRALKQTRRAALREQGLVPRPLPQIRIVRWLRAPRETYKAWSLMLLEGVRSLDEAVDEVRDDKRKKDEARQRRRDQQRVERAQLKAISRGHRGHFGRGGGRQLEVQVERGSSQVSAEPAISAPEQLPVRSRPSLQPVRHGADPVTVDLTAEDDTQALPRLDSLERKLKDLEQQFG, encoded by the coding sequence ATGAGACTGACCGACATATCGCTGAACTGGCTGCTTCCGGGCGCCGTGCTTCTCCTGGGCATGCTGGCGGCGGTGGCGGTGCTCGCGCGCGGCAAGCGCTCCTCGGTCAAGGACACGAGCGCGGACGATTCCTGGGAGCGCAGCGAGGAGCGTCGCAGACGCAAGGAGGCCCTCTACGGCACCGTCTCCTACGTCCTTCTGTTCTGCTGCGCGGCCGTCGCCGCCGCGCTCTCCTTCCACGGCCTGGTCGGCTTCGGCGAGCAGAACCTCGGCCTCTCCGACGGCTGGCAGTACCTCGTCCCGTTCGGCCTGGACGGCGCGGCGATGTTCTGCTCCGTGCTCGCGGTGCGCGAGGCCAGCCACGGTGACGCGGCGCTCGGTTCGCGGATACTGGTATGGACGTTCGCGCTCGCCGCGGCCTGGTTCAACTGGGTGCACGCGCCCAGGGGCGTCGGCCACGACGGCGCCCCCCACTTCTTCGCCGGCATGTCCCTCTCGGCGGCGGTCCTCTTCGACCGTGCGCTGAAGCAGACCCGCCGGGCCGCCCTGCGCGAGCAGGGCCTGGTGCCGCGCCCGCTGCCGCAGATCCGCATCGTGCGCTGGCTGCGGGCCCCCCGGGAGACGTACAAGGCCTGGTCGCTGATGCTTCTGGAGGGTGTGCGCAGCCTGGACGAGGCCGTCGACGAGGTGCGCGACGACAAGCGCAAGAAGGACGAGGCCCGGCAGCGGCGGCGCGACCAGCAGCGCGTGGAGCGCGCCCAGTTGAAGGCGATCAGCCGCGGTCACCGCGGCCACTTCGGCCGTGGTGGCGGCCGGCAGCTGGAGGTGCAGGTGGAGCGCGGCTCCTCGCAGGTCTCCGCGGAGCCTGCCATATCCGCGCCGGAACAACTGCCCGTCCGCTCGCGTCCCTCCCTTCAGCCCGTTCGTCACGGAGCTGACCCGGTGACCGTCGATCTCACCGCGGAGGACGACACGCAGGCTCTGCCGCGTCTCGACTCCCTGGAGCGCAAACTCAAGGACCTGGAGCAGCAGTTCGGCTGA
- a CDS encoding ATP-binding protein produces the protein MERQARGGGPITIGAFSAKTVEDKSEDVTEQAAAPQLRRRLGRADLRAVPEARRALRELLGQWGRTARSDVAELLTSELVTNAIVHTDHDAVLTATVGPRGLRVEVRDFVARRPRLRVPVADDGTNGRGLFLVQSLADAWGVRAHGVGKAVWFELETEAA, from the coding sequence ATGGAGAGGCAGGCACGAGGAGGCGGTCCCATAACGATCGGGGCCTTCTCGGCGAAGACGGTGGAGGACAAGTCCGAAGACGTCACGGAGCAGGCGGCGGCGCCTCAGTTGAGGCGCAGGCTCGGGCGGGCGGACCTACGGGCCGTGCCGGAGGCGCGCCGGGCCCTGCGAGAGCTGCTCGGGCAGTGGGGGAGGACCGCACGATCGGACGTCGCGGAACTGCTCACCAGCGAACTCGTCACCAACGCGATCGTCCACACCGACCACGACGCGGTCCTGACGGCCACCGTCGGACCCCGTGGACTACGGGTGGAGGTACGGGACTTCGTGGCCCGCAGACCCCGGCTGCGCGTACCGGTCGCCGACGACGGTACGAACGGCAGAGGCCTGTTCCTGGTGCAGTCCCTCGCGGACGCCTGGGGCGTCAGGGCGCACGGAGTGGGCAAGGCCGTCTGGTTCGAGCTGGAGACCGAGGCGGCGTGA
- a CDS encoding helix-turn-helix domain-containing protein, producing MSVQEDVDDVGEFAALLRALKERTDRSYGSLARRLNMNTSTLHRYCAGEAVPLDFAPVERFAALCGATAEERLELHRRWLLAVAARRRPRTETAAGDPVAVPGPDSDREAGPTTRPWYRRRRVAVGLAAACALLATLGSLSALPDGRRSSDDRVRTAGPAPTGTTEAGAPNRDSPSPTPPSSSPTGERPSPSATPKKKPSPAPSTPGAGPPTGAGGATPGTPLTWSANSQAWKLGCGHDYVIAKPPEQVPPPPAPQDAGTWAATQAAVHGGETLVELSVQGRTDTAVVLEALRVRVVGRTAPAQGNAYAMDQGCGGSITPRHFDVNLDMDRPIARAVAGNDAGTPIPAVRMPYRVSARDPEVLLVTARTGTCDCRWFLELEWSSQGRRGTVRIDDAGRPFRTSGIKELPRYMYDTSARRWTPYR from the coding sequence GTGTCGGTACAGGAGGACGTCGACGACGTCGGGGAGTTCGCGGCGCTGCTGCGGGCGCTGAAGGAGCGCACGGACCGCAGTTACGGCTCACTGGCCCGCCGCCTGAACATGAACACCTCGACCCTGCACCGCTACTGCGCGGGCGAGGCGGTCCCCCTCGACTTCGCCCCCGTGGAGCGTTTCGCGGCCCTCTGCGGGGCGACTGCGGAGGAACGCCTGGAACTCCACCGCCGCTGGCTCCTGGCGGTGGCGGCACGCAGGCGGCCGCGTACGGAGACCGCGGCGGGTGACCCGGTCGCCGTACCGGGCCCGGACAGCGACCGGGAGGCCGGGCCGACGACCCGCCCCTGGTACCGCCGCAGACGCGTCGCGGTCGGTCTGGCCGCTGCCTGCGCGTTGCTCGCGACGCTCGGGAGCCTGTCCGCGCTCCCGGACGGGCGGCGGTCGTCCGACGACCGTGTCCGTACGGCCGGGCCCGCCCCGACCGGCACGACGGAAGCCGGGGCACCGAACCGGGACAGCCCCTCACCCACCCCTCCGAGCAGTTCCCCCACCGGCGAGCGGCCTTCCCCCTCCGCCACCCCGAAGAAGAAACCGTCCCCCGCACCCTCCACCCCGGGTGCCGGCCCGCCCACCGGCGCCGGCGGAGCGACCCCCGGCACACCCCTCACCTGGTCCGCCAACTCCCAGGCCTGGAAGCTCGGCTGCGGGCACGACTACGTCATAGCCAAGCCACCGGAGCAGGTGCCCCCACCCCCGGCACCGCAGGACGCGGGCACCTGGGCGGCCACGCAGGCCGCGGTGCACGGCGGCGAGACGCTCGTCGAACTGTCCGTACAGGGGCGAACGGACACGGCCGTCGTCCTGGAGGCGCTGCGCGTGCGCGTCGTGGGGCGTACGGCGCCCGCGCAGGGCAACGCCTACGCCATGGACCAGGGCTGCGGCGGTTCGATCACCCCGCGCCACTTCGACGTGAACCTGGACATGGACCGCCCCATCGCCCGCGCGGTCGCCGGGAACGATGCCGGCACACCGATCCCGGCGGTGCGCATGCCGTACCGCGTCTCCGCGCGGGACCCCGAGGTGCTGCTGGTGACCGCCCGGACCGGGACGTGCGACTGCCGCTGGTTCCTGGAGCTGGAGTGGTCCTCCCAGGGCCGCAGGGGCACCGTCCGCATCGACGACGCCGGCCGCCCGTTCCGCACCAGCGGCATCAAGGAACTGCCCCGGTACATGTACGACACCTCGGCACGCCGGTGGACGCCCTACCGCTAG
- a CDS encoding pyruvate dehydrogenase produces MAKQNVAEQFVDILTRAGVKRLYGVVGDSLNPVVDAVRRNSAIDWIHVRHEETAAFAAGAEAQITGKLAACAGSCGPGNLHLINGLYDAHRSMAPVLALASHIPSSEIGLGYFQETHPDQLFRECSHYSELISSPKQMPRLLQTAIQNAVGRSGVSVVSLPGDIAAEPAPEKAAETALVTSRPTVRPGDAEIDRLVEMIDEADRITLFCGSGTAGAHAEVMEFAGKVKSPVGHALRGKEWIQYDNPFDVGMSGLLGYGAAYEATHECDLLILLGTDFPYNAFLPDDVKIAQVDVRPEHLGRRSKLDLAVWGDVRETLRCLTPRVKEKKNRRFLERMLKKHADALEGVVKAYTRKVDKHVPIHPEYVASVLDEVASDDAVFTVDTGMCNVWAARYISPNGRRRVIGSFSHGSMANALPMAIGAQFTDRRRQVVSMSGDGGFSMLMGDFLTLVQYDLPVKVVLFNNSSLGMVELEMLVAGLPSYGTTNKNPDFAAVARACGAHGVRVEKPKDLAGALKDAFKHKGPALVDVVTDPNALSIPPKIKAEMVTGFALSASKMVLDGGVGRMVQMARSNLRNVPRL; encoded by the coding sequence ATGGCCAAACAGAACGTCGCGGAACAGTTCGTCGACATCCTGACCCGCGCCGGAGTCAAACGCCTCTACGGAGTCGTCGGCGACAGCCTCAACCCGGTCGTCGACGCCGTACGCCGCAACTCCGCCATCGACTGGATCCACGTCCGGCACGAGGAGACCGCCGCCTTCGCCGCCGGGGCGGAAGCCCAGATCACCGGCAAGCTCGCCGCCTGCGCCGGCTCCTGCGGGCCCGGCAACCTCCATCTCATCAACGGCCTCTACGACGCCCACCGCTCCATGGCCCCGGTCCTCGCCCTCGCCTCCCACATCCCGTCCAGCGAGATCGGCCTCGGCTACTTCCAGGAGACCCACCCCGACCAGCTGTTCCGTGAGTGCAGCCACTACAGCGAGCTGATCTCCAGCCCGAAGCAGATGCCCCGGCTGCTCCAGACCGCCATCCAGAACGCCGTCGGCCGCTCCGGCGTCAGCGTCGTCTCCCTGCCCGGCGACATCGCCGCCGAACCCGCCCCGGAGAAGGCCGCCGAGACCGCCCTCGTCACCTCCCGGCCGACGGTCCGCCCCGGCGACGCCGAGATCGACCGGCTCGTCGAAATGATCGACGAAGCCGACAGGATCACCCTGTTCTGCGGCAGCGGCACGGCCGGTGCGCACGCCGAGGTCATGGAGTTCGCCGGGAAGGTCAAGTCCCCGGTGGGGCACGCGCTGCGCGGCAAGGAGTGGATCCAGTACGACAATCCGTTCGACGTCGGCATGAGCGGGCTGCTCGGGTACGGCGCCGCCTACGAGGCCACCCACGAGTGCGACCTGCTGATCCTGCTCGGCACCGACTTCCCGTACAACGCCTTCCTCCCCGACGACGTGAAGATCGCCCAGGTCGACGTCCGGCCCGAACACCTCGGCCGCCGCTCGAAACTGGACCTCGCGGTGTGGGGCGACGTACGGGAGACGCTGCGCTGCCTGACCCCGCGCGTGAAGGAGAAGAAGAACCGCCGCTTCCTCGAACGGATGCTGAAGAAGCACGCCGACGCGCTGGAGGGGGTGGTGAAGGCGTACACCCGCAAGGTCGACAAGCACGTGCCGATCCACCCCGAGTACGTGGCGTCCGTACTCGACGAAGTCGCCTCCGACGACGCTGTCTTCACCGTCGACACCGGCATGTGCAACGTCTGGGCCGCCCGCTACATCTCACCCAACGGCCGCCGCCGCGTCATCGGCTCCTTCTCCCACGGCTCGATGGCCAACGCGCTGCCCATGGCGATCGGCGCACAGTTCACCGACCGGAGGCGGCAGGTCGTGTCGATGTCCGGCGACGGGGGCTTCTCCATGCTGATGGGCGACTTCCTGACGCTGGTGCAGTACGACCTCCCCGTCAAGGTCGTCCTCTTCAACAACTCCTCCCTCGGCATGGTCGAGTTGGAGATGCTGGTCGCCGGACTCCCGTCCTACGGCACCACCAACAAGAACCCCGACTTCGCCGCCGTCGCCCGCGCCTGCGGTGCCCACGGGGTACGCGTCGAGAAGCCCAAGGACCTCGCCGGGGCGTTGAAGGACGCCTTCAAGCACAAGGGACCGGCCCTCGTCGACGTCGTCACCGACCCCAACGCCCTGTCCATCCCGCCGAAGATCAAGGCGGAGATGGTGACCGGGTTCGCCCTGTCCGCCTCCAAGATGGTGCTGGACGGCGGCGTCGGCCGGATGGTCCAGATGGCCCGCTCCAACCTGCGCAACGTGCCCCGGCTCTAG
- a CDS encoding protein phosphatase 2C domain-containing protein produces MSQQGGRPTGPEDDWWGHLYDDSTGDTGPTPAPDSLDDRFASAAGAVGDRGVPVSEPVVPAPRAGADDLMDSPRASGPSPRRAPWEPPPARPTGPVTFPTAFPTAGPGQGRERTPTDGAVAPAGPGSPSDSPGETPGTTIPASGTSSDPPTVPPPPSAPPFRPSPEARSSTAGAPPRGPTTGPTAESCPGGTVSPAPADPPPADLPPEQPEPRFERPASSPRPRGHVGSRPPTYDAEPTALPLADPDDLDDLVADTVLDGARYGACTLRAVSVRGDSARYRGEPRRDSLLTARFGTGERALLLVAMATGARATPGAHRAAAEACHWIGRAVGRSHARLVEDIRAGRRGDLKSGLHRLTDRSLGKLRASAAEQGVAPEEYAAGLRCLLLSADPECRTRVFFGVGPGGLFRLRDGEWQDIEPQVPEVKGEPVVGFGSPPAETPEGDRLTMDLGIPTPPSPYEPAPEPPREPFRFRTSVARPGDTLLVCSGGLADPLRGEPELGDYLAERWSRPEPPGLAAFLADSQVRVKGYADDRTAAAVWEA; encoded by the coding sequence ATGAGCCAGCAGGGGGGAAGGCCCACCGGTCCCGAGGACGACTGGTGGGGGCACTTGTACGACGACTCCACCGGCGACACGGGCCCCACACCCGCACCCGATTCCCTCGACGACCGCTTCGCCTCGGCGGCGGGGGCGGTGGGCGACCGGGGCGTTCCCGTCTCCGAGCCGGTGGTTCCGGCGCCTCGGGCCGGTGCCGACGACCTCATGGACAGCCCACGTGCCTCCGGTCCGTCACCACGGCGCGCCCCCTGGGAACCACCGCCGGCACGGCCCACCGGACCGGTGACTTTCCCGACGGCTTTCCCGACCGCGGGGCCAGGGCAGGGACGAGAGCGGACGCCCACGGATGGTGCGGTCGCACCGGCCGGGCCCGGCAGCCCCTCGGACAGTCCGGGGGAGACTCCCGGGACGACGATCCCGGCCTCGGGGACGTCCTCCGACCCACCGACGGTCCCCCCGCCCCCCTCGGCCCCTCCCTTCCGGCCGAGCCCCGAGGCCCGCTCCAGCACGGCCGGCGCCCCGCCCAGGGGTCCCACCACGGGGCCGACAGCCGAGTCCTGCCCCGGCGGGACCGTGTCCCCCGCCCCGGCCGATCCGCCGCCCGCCGATCTCCCGCCCGAGCAACCCGAACCCAGGTTCGAGCGCCCCGCGTCCTCCCCCCGGCCCCGCGGCCACGTCGGCTCGCGGCCGCCCACCTACGACGCCGAACCGACGGCCCTGCCGCTCGCCGACCCCGACGACCTGGACGACCTCGTCGCGGACACCGTGCTCGACGGAGCCCGGTACGGGGCCTGCACGTTGCGGGCCGTGTCCGTACGGGGGGACTCCGCGCGGTACCGGGGGGAGCCGCGGCGGGACTCGTTGCTGACCGCGCGGTTCGGCACCGGCGAGCGTGCGTTGCTGCTGGTGGCGATGGCGACCGGGGCCCGGGCCACGCCGGGGGCGCACCGGGCCGCCGCAGAGGCCTGTCACTGGATCGGGCGGGCCGTCGGGCGCAGTCACGCTCGGCTCGTGGAGGACATAAGGGCGGGGCGGCGCGGCGACCTCAAGTCCGGGCTGCACCGCCTCACCGACCGCAGCCTCGGCAAGCTCCGCGCCAGCGCCGCCGAACAGGGCGTCGCCCCGGAGGAGTACGCGGCCGGCCTGCGCTGTCTGCTGCTGTCCGCCGACCCCGAGTGCCGTACGCGTGTCTTCTTCGGCGTCGGGCCCGGCGGGCTGTTCCGGTTGCGGGACGGCGAGTGGCAGGACATCGAACCGCAGGTCCCCGAGGTCAAGGGCGAACCCGTCGTGGGGTTCGGATCGCCGCCCGCCGAGACCCCCGAGGGCGACCGGCTCACCATGGACCTCGGCATCCCGACCCCGCCCAGCCCCTACGAACCGGCCCCGGAACCACCCCGCGAACCCTTCCGTTTCCGTACCTCCGTCGCCCGCCCGGGTGACACGCTCCTCGTGTGCAGCGGCGGCCTCGCCGACCCGCTGCGCGGCGAACCCGAACTGGGCGACTACCTCGCCGAGCGGTGGTCCCGCCCCGAGCCGCCCGGACTCGCCGCGTTCCTCGCGGACTCCCAAGTACGGGTCAAGGGTTACGCGGACGACCGTACGGCCGCGGCCGTTTGGGAGGCGTGA
- a CDS encoding DUF456 domain-containing protein, translating into MGVWDLLLVGLVILFGLCGVLLPAVPGSLLVWAAVMWWALKDPQPVAWWILVGATVLMLVSQGVRWALPPRRLRASGATQRMLAYAGAGSTLGFVLLPVIGAIPGFLAGIYLAERLRLGRHAEAVATVRTAMRSGGSSVLVELFTCQLIAAAWVGAVFGA; encoded by the coding sequence ATGGGAGTGTGGGACCTCCTGCTGGTCGGGCTGGTCATCCTGTTCGGTCTGTGCGGAGTGCTGCTGCCCGCGGTGCCCGGTTCGTTGCTGGTGTGGGCCGCGGTCATGTGGTGGGCGCTCAAGGACCCGCAGCCCGTCGCCTGGTGGATCCTGGTGGGAGCCACGGTCCTGATGCTGGTCTCCCAGGGAGTGCGCTGGGCCCTGCCTCCCCGGCGGCTGCGGGCGAGCGGCGCCACCCAGCGCATGCTGGCCTACGCCGGGGCGGGATCCACCCTCGGCTTCGTCCTGCTCCCCGTCATCGGCGCGATCCCCGGTTTCCTGGCCGGCATCTACCTCGCCGAACGCCTCCGCCTCGGCCGCCACGCCGAGGCCGTCGCGACCGTGCGCACGGCGATGCGCTCGGGCGGTTCCAGCGTGCTGGTGGAACTGTTCACCTGCCAGCTGATCGCGGCGGCATGGGTGGGGGCCGTTTTCGGGGCGTGA
- a CDS encoding methylated-DNA--[protein]-cysteine S-methyltransferase — MTSTYWTNVASPLGSLLLTAAPDGALTSLSVPGQKGGRVVQDDWRQDRGLFREAEEQLAAYFAGELKEFRLTWRTDGSVFREKVWAALDDIPYGSTVTYGEIAARIGAPRAAVRAVGGAIGANPLLVVRPCHRVIGADGTLTGYAGGLERKVRLLTHEGVL, encoded by the coding sequence ATGACCTCGACGTACTGGACGAACGTGGCCTCCCCCCTCGGGTCGCTGCTCCTCACCGCCGCCCCGGACGGCGCGCTGACCTCGCTGTCCGTGCCCGGGCAGAAGGGCGGACGCGTGGTGCAGGACGACTGGCGGCAGGACCGGGGGTTGTTCCGCGAGGCCGAGGAGCAGCTCGCCGCCTACTTCGCCGGGGAACTGAAGGAATTCCGGCTGACCTGGCGCACCGACGGCTCCGTCTTCCGGGAGAAGGTCTGGGCCGCGCTGGACGACATCCCGTACGGCTCGACCGTGACCTACGGCGAGATCGCCGCGCGCATCGGAGCGCCCAGGGCGGCCGTACGGGCCGTCGGCGGGGCGATCGGCGCCAATCCGCTGCTGGTCGTCCGACCGTGCCACCGGGTGATCGGGGCCGACGGGACACTGACCGGCTATGCGGGCGGCCTGGAGCGCAAGGTACGGCTGCTGACGCACGAAGGGGTGCTGTGA
- a CDS encoding DNA-3-methyladenine glycosylase 2 family protein has product MRDEDTREDPRYEAVRSRDGRFDGAFFFAVETTGIYCRPSCPAVTPKRANVRFFATAAAAQGAGFRACRRCRPDAVPGSAEWNVRADVVGRAMRLIADGVVDREGVAGLAGRLGYSARQVQRQLTAELGAGPVALARAQRAHTARVLVQTTDLPITEIAFASGFASVRQFNDTVRAVYASTPSELRAAAAPKSGRARRTATPNAGIPLRLAHRGPYQAGPVFDLLEREAVPGIEEVGGPPGARTYRRTLRLPYGTGIVAVDERPRTAKARSGAHPGGWLDARLHLTDPRDLTTAVQRLRRQFDLDADPYAVDERLGADPDLAPLVAARPGLRSPGTADPEELAVRALVGRAEAERLVRRYGKALDAPCGSLTHLFPEPAVLAGSEPGGTLGALTAALADHAVRLDPGADRDDAQDALRAVPGLDARTIAEIRTRALGDPDVAPPGADVPDTWRPWRSYALNHLRAAGKWEL; this is encoded by the coding sequence GTGAGGGACGAGGACACGAGGGAAGACCCCAGGTACGAAGCCGTACGCAGTCGTGACGGGCGTTTCGACGGCGCCTTCTTCTTCGCCGTCGAGACGACCGGCATCTACTGCCGGCCGAGCTGCCCCGCGGTCACCCCGAAGCGGGCCAACGTACGGTTCTTCGCCACGGCCGCCGCCGCGCAGGGCGCGGGCTTCCGGGCCTGCCGGCGGTGCCGCCCGGACGCCGTGCCCGGCTCCGCCGAGTGGAACGTCCGCGCGGACGTGGTGGGCCGGGCCATGCGGCTGATCGCCGACGGCGTGGTCGACCGCGAGGGCGTCGCCGGGCTCGCCGGACGGCTCGGCTACAGCGCACGGCAGGTGCAGCGGCAGCTCACCGCGGAACTCGGCGCCGGGCCCGTCGCGCTCGCCCGGGCCCAGCGGGCCCACACCGCCCGCGTCCTGGTGCAGACCACCGACCTGCCGATCACCGAGATCGCGTTCGCCTCGGGCTTCGCCAGCGTGCGGCAGTTCAACGACACCGTCCGGGCCGTGTACGCGTCGACCCCGAGCGAGCTGCGCGCCGCCGCCGCACCGAAGAGCGGCCGGGCCCGACGCACGGCCACCCCGAACGCCGGCATCCCGCTCCGGCTCGCCCACCGCGGCCCCTACCAGGCCGGCCCCGTCTTCGACCTGCTGGAACGCGAGGCCGTGCCCGGAATCGAAGAGGTCGGCGGCCCGCCCGGCGCGCGCACCTACCGGCGTACGCTCCGCCTCCCGTACGGCACCGGCATCGTCGCCGTCGACGAACGCCCCCGCACCGCCAAGGCCAGGTCCGGAGCCCACCCGGGAGGCTGGCTCGACGCCCGGCTGCACCTCACCGACCCCCGCGACCTCACCACCGCCGTGCAGCGGCTGCGGCGGCAGTTCGACCTCGACGCCGACCCCTACGCCGTCGACGAGCGCCTCGGCGCCGACCCGGACCTCGCACCCCTGGTCGCCGCCCGGCCCGGCCTGCGCTCGCCGGGCACCGCCGACCCGGAGGAACTCGCGGTACGCGCACTGGTCGGCAGGGCCGAGGCGGAACGGCTCGTACGGCGGTACGGCAAGGCCCTCGACGCCCCCTGTGGCAGCCTCACCCACCTCTTCCCCGAGCCGGCCGTCCTCGCCGGCTCCGAACCCGGCGGCACCCTCGGCGCGCTCACCGCCGCCCTCGCCGACCACGCCGTACGCCTGGACCCGGGCGCCGACCGGGACGACGCGCAGGACGCCCTGCGGGCGGTGCCCGGCCTGGACGCCCGCACGATCGCCGAGATCCGCACCCGCGCCCTCGGCGACCCCGACGTGGCCCCACCCGGCGCCGACGTCCCCGACACTTGGCGCCCCTGGCGCTCGTACGCCCTGAACCACCTGCGCGCAGCAGGGAAGTGGGAGTTGTGA
- the rsgA gene encoding ribosome small subunit-dependent GTPase A, with protein MTSSSAASVSSALAPYGWDDAWADEFAPYDTEGLLPGRVIRVDRGQCDVVTADGVLRADTAFVTPHDPMRVVCTGDWVAVEPGGNPRYVRAYLPRRTAFVRSTSSKRSEGQILAANVDHAIVAVPLAGELDLGRIERFLALAWESGAQPVVVLTKADLVPDTGTVAHLVQDVETSAPGVPVVPVSAVDGDGLDVVAAIVGGGTSVLLGQSGAGKSTLANALLGEDVMAVQATRDVDGKGRHTTTTRNLLALPGGGVLIDTPGLRGVGLWDAETGVGQVFSEIEELAERCRFHDCAHEAEPGCAVLAAVEDGDLPERRLHSYRKLLRENQRIVAKTDARLRAEIRKDWKRKGAIGRAAMEAKRGPHWRS; from the coding sequence TTGACTTCCAGCTCTGCCGCATCCGTTTCCTCCGCGCTCGCTCCCTACGGCTGGGACGACGCGTGGGCGGACGAATTCGCCCCGTACGACACCGAAGGACTCCTGCCCGGACGCGTGATCCGGGTCGACCGGGGGCAGTGCGACGTCGTCACCGCCGACGGCGTACTGCGGGCCGACACCGCCTTCGTCACGCCGCACGACCCGATGCGGGTCGTCTGCACCGGCGACTGGGTCGCCGTCGAACCCGGCGGGAACCCGCGCTACGTCCGCGCGTACCTGCCGCGCCGCACGGCGTTCGTCCGCTCCACCTCCTCCAAGCGGTCCGAGGGACAGATCCTCGCGGCCAACGTCGACCACGCCATCGTCGCCGTGCCCCTCGCCGGCGAGCTCGACCTCGGCCGTATCGAGCGGTTCCTGGCGCTCGCCTGGGAGTCCGGGGCGCAGCCCGTCGTCGTCCTCACCAAGGCCGACCTCGTGCCGGACACCGGCACCGTCGCCCACCTCGTCCAGGACGTGGAGACCAGCGCGCCCGGCGTGCCCGTGGTGCCGGTCAGTGCCGTCGACGGGGACGGGCTGGACGTGGTCGCGGCCATCGTCGGCGGGGGGACGTCCGTGCTGCTCGGGCAGTCCGGCGCGGGCAAGTCGACCCTCGCCAACGCGCTGCTCGGCGAGGACGTCATGGCCGTCCAGGCCACCCGGGACGTCGACGGCAAGGGCCGGCACACCACGACCACCCGCAACCTGCTCGCGCTGCCCGGCGGGGGCGTCCTGATCGACACGCCCGGACTGCGGGGCGTGGGGCTCTGGGACGCCGAGACCGGCGTCGGGCAGGTGTTCTCCGAGATCGAGGAACTGGCCGAGCGGTGCCGCTTCCACGACTGCGCGCACGAGGCCGAGCCGGGCTGTGCCGTGCTGGCGGCCGTCGAGGACGGCGACCTGCCGGAGCGGCGGCTGCACAGCTACCGCAAGCTCCTGCGGGAGAACCAGCGCATCGTCGCCAAGACGGACGCCCGGCTCCGCGCCGAGATCCGCAAGGACTGGAAGCGCAAGGGCGCGATCGGAAGGGCCGCGATGGAGGCGAAGCGCGGACCGCACTGGCGTTCGTAG